One Primulina huaijiensis isolate GDHJ02 chromosome 5, ASM1229523v2, whole genome shotgun sequence DNA segment encodes these proteins:
- the LOC140976680 gene encoding protein FMP32, mitochondrial-like, producing the protein MAAVCRRAVQFGVGPSRIQLFCPSRRFESRQMSELLKSNGKRLFLVDTLALVRRLEAQGLPSKQAEAITASMTEVLNDSLENVSHSFVSKGQMQQNEMAQESNLSKFKTEVKSSQDHHFSLLQHETEKLKSDIEKMRSELRYEVDKVTAGQRLDLNLERGRIRDELNNQNQETTNLTNKLDREIHALRAQLEAAKYDVIKYCIGTLASVSAVGLAVLRILM; encoded by the exons ATGGCGGCTGTTTGTAGGCGTGCCGTGCAGTTTGGGGTTGGTCCCAGCAGAATCCAGTTGTTCTGCCCGAGCCGCCGGTTTGAATCTAGGCAGATGTCCGAGCTTCTTAAATCCAATGGGAAACGTCTTTTCCTCGTCGATACTTTGGCTCTT GTGAGGAGATTGGAGGCACAAGGCTTGCCATCCAAGCAAGCCGAGGCTATAACCGCTTCTATGACGGAAGTCCTGAATGACAGTTTGGAGAATGTTTCTCATTCCTTTGTTTCTAAAGGTCAAATGCAGCAA AATGAGATGGCACAGGAATCCAATTTGTCCAAATTCAAGACTGAAGTTAAAAGTTCTCAG GACCACCATTTTTCTCTATTGCAACACGAGACGGAAAAACTAAAGAGTGATATAGAGAAGATGCGTAGTGAGCTAAG GTATGAAGTCGACAAAGTCACTGCTGGGCAGCGTTTGGATCTTAATCTAGAGAGGGG GAGAATTCGGGATGAGCTAaacaatcaaaatcaagaaacgaCTAACCTCACTAACAAACTTGATCGA GAAATTCATGCATTGCGGGCTCAATTGGAAGCAGCAAAATACGATGTGATTAAGTACTGCATAGGTACGCTTGCCTCCGTATCTGCTGTTGGCCTAGCTGTGCTCCGCATTCTGATGTAA
- the LOC140976679 gene encoding zinc finger CCCH domain-containing protein 44-like, with protein MENIETLLAAVAQTQGFSYCEDDVSVGRKVWVEDSVSLPEIRRDSGASQLTDVPPAVGGCSEPSAAVNQVPTSEFQVVPTNGVVIGAADKRKKRGRPPKGQLAERLPPTKRKKQEDEEEDVCFICFDGGSLVLCDRKGCPKAYHPACIKRDEAFFRSKAKWNCGWHICSTCQKPSHYMCYTCTYSLCKGCARDTDYLSLRGNKGFCTMCLKTIMLIENKDQANEDAVLVDFDDKTSWEYLFKVYWTCLKDKLSITLGELTQAKSPWKGAQAVGSNSRLINMNHPTHDGNAISYMSSVHSELRKPHEEMGLLQDNQLSMVSSSIKNQVEKLISDEEQSVVGTGKLSVSKDTDKPGFDKNTDKPRTGEVSVSENAADQVVMEKNKNNQGIGKDTDNPAIGKEADKRRQKGIDKLEIVKNTEWASRDLLEFVGHVKNGDISPLLQFDVQRLLLDYVKRNNLQDPRQKSHIICDHRLKNLFGKHRVGHIEMMQLLEFHFLTKEDCPSSFIPAGFVGSTASDVTTNSKKRITRKKSQDRAPQNKLNEYAAIDFHNINLICLRRNLLEKLIEDKDNFHDKVVGSIVRIRISAHDKKQDIYRLVQVVGTRKVAEPYKIGDKSTVIMLEVLNLDKKEVVSLDAISNSAVTEDECRRLRQIIRCGLVKQFTVGEVQKKAMELQPVRLNDLLEAEILQLNHLRDRACENGHKKELREYVNKVQLLKSPEERQRRIAEIPIVHDGPKISPEYELEEDVKSADNTEKGKSEGSIQAQNKVIERVDASGSHSSDIHTSQANIAIPVTIGMDVQAMLRSVGLETSTASHSVGNSPSASNIETEKLWHYRDPNGKIQGPFAMLQLRKWNTTGLFPHNMRIWTNHEQYDSLLLTDALNRQFHGASDLPCNLSTESPDLGVTGGDQVVNGTVSYSNQAEMAFCDNSNVLSGNSIGSARADNSGTSHPQAWDFLKDNSCSADNVQVRSSYPTHAALPDRIQDPQNGENTSCGLNQNQITSGPEIQNQCEDRCQAGQSSEENMRTLPVDLSSMEFESTSAPVSKSMESINQDRNTNVLNLPCVAPKTVEKPVLVEIAEEQQSVSLDVPMQNPGILELLSPTPRANNEDQGDQAIETKQYDFINFIVPTAGPSWSSSSGPVVGNLQLPEVADEWCGYSPAPSKPSGQEWHSGLLSPSSLKPLELTSDNVTTTTSNNGQITHASPTSLPNWLAMFNEPIEFDALGEESVSDLLAEVDAMESQGGFPSPTSAMKFAKELIQDCKDDCFSSIEFSHIHDPGKNDAWSSTGDIQLACQPSVPCKPAVESSFIDGLDSFRRSSVRSSTSSEGETNAPVYTGEAGSEFHPPASVNTSQEMVGATMVLGTGSESNDPGWGTVQGNINLVTVQGNVNLVLGGPTQGMTNLSWGANPGAAWGNPGVNLSPVNGSLTWDGQRKYSSPREWGYQGGEPGGFGRGRPPWGRQQYGGSSGGGGYSTPPPKGQRVCKFYESGRCKKGSFCDYLHP; from the exons ATGGAGAACATAGAGACCTTGTTAGCTGCGGTAGCTCAGACTCAAGGATTCAGCTACTGTGAAGATGATGTTTCCGTTGGACGTAAGGTATGGGTGGAGGATTCGGTGTCTTTGCCGGAGATTCGGCGAGATTCGGGTGCGTCTCAGTTGACTGATGTTCCGCCGGCGGTGGGTGGATGTTCGGAACCTTCCGCGGCGGTGAATCAGGTGCCGACGTCGGAATTTCAGGTTGTACCGACGAACGGGGTGGTGATCGGTGCCGCGGATAAGAGGAAAAAGAGAGGGCGACCACCGAAGGGGCAACTGGCGGAGAGACTTCCTCCTACTAAGCGGAAGAAACAGGAGGATGAGGAGGAAGATGTTTGCTTTATTTGCTTCGATGGGGGTTCTCTCGTGCTTTGCGATCGCAA GGGCTGTCCGAAAGCATATCATCCAGCGTGCATTAAGAGGGATGAAGCCTTTTTCCGCTCGAAAGCCAAGTGGAATTGTG GTTGGCACATATGTAGCACATGTCAGAAGCCTTCTCACTACATGTGCTACACTTGCACCTATTCATTGTGCAAGGGATGTGCTAGAGACACAGACTACTTGTCTTTGAGAGGGAACAAAGGATTTTGCACGATGTGCCTGAAGACAATCATGCTGATCGAGAATAAAGACCAGGCAAATGAAGACGCG GTACTAGTGGATTTTGATGACAAAACTAGCTGGGAGTATCTCTTCAAGGTGTACTGGACGTGCTTGAAAGACAAGTTATCGATAACACTGGGAGAACTCACACAAGCTAAAAGCCCTTGGAAAGGTGCACAGGCAGTCGGTTCCAACTCTCGATTAATTAACATGAATCATCCTACCCATGATGGAAATGCTATATCTTACATGAGTTCTGTACATTCGGAATTGCGTAAACCCCATGAAGAGATGGGTTTATTGCAGGATAATCAGTTAAGCATGGTCTCATCAAGTATCAAGAACCAAGTGGAGAAATTAATTAGTGACGAAGAGCAAAGTGTTGTAGGTACTGGAAAGCTTAGCGTGAGCAAAGATACAGACAAGCCAGGCTTTGACAAAAACACTGACAAACCAAGGACTGGTGAAGTTTCTGTCTCTGAGAACGCCGCTGACCAGGTGGTGATGGAGAAAAATAAGAACAATCAAGGCATTGGCAAAGATACAGATAACCCAGCCATTGGTAAAGAAGCAGACAAGAGAAGACAAAAGGGTATAGACAAGCTGGAAATTGTCAAAAACACTGAATGGGCATCTAGAGACCTCTTGGAGTTTGTGGGCCATGTGAAAAATGGTGATATATCTCCTCTGTTGCAGTTCGATGTCCAGAGACTATTGCTTGACTATGTAAAGAGAAACAACCTTCAGGATCCTCGTCAGAAAAGCCACATTATTTGTGATCATAGGCTCAAAAATCTATTTGGAAAGCATCGTGTTGGTCACATTGAAATGATGCAGCTTCTTGAATTTCACTTTCTTACTAAGGAGGACTGTCCAAGTTCTTTTATTCCAGCCGGATTTGTGGGTTCTACTGCAAGCGATGTAACAACTAACAGTAAAAAACGAATAACCCGTAAAAAAAGTCAGGACAGAGCACCACAAAATAAGCTAAACGAATATGCTGCAATTGACTTTCACAACATTAACTTGATCTGTTTACGGCGTAATTTACTGGAGAAACTAATTGAAGATAAGGATAACTTCCATGATAAGGTCGTTGGCTCAATTGTGAGAATCAGAATATCGGCTCATGATAAGAAGCAAGATATTTACAGGCTTGTCCAAGTTGTAG GTACTCGTAAGGTGGCTGAACCATATAAAATTGGTGATAAATCAACAGTTATCATGCttgaagttttaaatttagacAAGAAAGAGGTTGTATCACTGGATGCTATCTCAAATTCAGCTGTCACTGAG GATGAATGCAGACGGTTACGCCAAATCATTAGATGCGGGCTTGTGAAGCAGTTCACTGTT GGTGAGGTGCAAAAGAAAGCAATGGAACTCCAACCGGTCAGGCTCAATGAC TTGCTGGAGGCTGAAATATTGCAGCTGAATCATCTTCGAGATCGAGCTTGTGAGAATGGGCATAAGAAGGA GCTCAGAGAATATGTAAACAAAGTACAGCTGCTAAAGTCACCTGAGGAGCGACAGCGCAGAATCGCTGAAATCCCAATTGTACATGATGGTCCAAAAATAAGTCCAGAATATGAATTAGAAGAAGATGTCAAAAGTGCTGATAACACTGAAAAAG GGAAAAGCGAAGGGTCTATACAGGCGCAGAACAAAGTGATAGAGAGAGTAGATGCAAGTGGATCACATAGTTCAGATATACACACAAGTCAAGCCAACATTGCTATTCCCGTAACCATTGGTATGGATGTTCAAGCCATGCTTAGGTCTGTTGGATTAGAAACTTCTACTGCCAGCCACTCCGTGGGAAACTCGCCATCTGCTAGTAATATTGAAACAGAGAAATTGTGGCATTATCGTGATCCTAATGGTAAAATTCAAGGACCATTTGCCATGTTGCAGCTGCGGAAGTGGAATACGACAGGTCTATTTCCACATAATATGAGGATATGGACAAATCATGAGCAATACGATTCGTTACTTCTTACCGATGCTTTGAACAGGCAGTTCCATGGAGCATCAGACCTTCCGTGTAACCTTTCAACAGAGTCGCCGGATCTGGGGGTTACTGGGGGTGACCAAGTTGTAAATGGGACGGTTAGTTATAGCAACCAAGCTGAGATGGCTTTTTGCGATAATTCAAATGTTTTGTCTGGAAACAGCATCGGATCTGCAAGGGCAGATAACTCTGGTACCTCCCATCCACAAGCCTGGGATTTTCTCAAGGACAATAGTTGTAGTGCAGATAATGTCCAAGTACGCAGTTCGTATCCCACACATGCAGCTCTTCCGGATAGAATCCAAGATCCACAAAATGGGGAAAACACTTCATGTGGGCTAAATCAGAACCAGATAACAAGTGGTCCAGAGATTCAAAATCAGTGCGAGGATAGGTGCCAAGCAGGTCAGTCTTCTGAAGAAAACATGAGAACTCTACCTGTTGATTTGAGCTCAATGGAATTCGAATCCACTTCTGCACCTGTATCCAAGTCAATGGAGTCAATCAATCAGGATCGGAATACAAATGTACTAAATCTGCCTTGTGTCGCACCGAAGACCGTCGAAAAGCCTGTGCTAGTTGAGATTGCTGAAGAGCAACAATCTGTATCTTTAGATGTCCCCATGCAAAACCCTGGTATCCTTGAGCTATTAAGTCCTACGCCAAGGGCTAACAATGAAGATCAAGGGGATCAGGCCATCGAAACCAAGcaatatgattttataaattttattgtgcCAACTGCAGGCCCTAGCTGGAGCAGTTCTTCAGGTCCAGTGGTTGGTAATTTGCAGCTTCCTGAAGTAGCTGATGAATGGTGTGGATATTCCCCTGCGCCTTCAAAACCATCTGGCCAAGAATGGCACTCCGGTCTACTCTCTCCATCTTCATTGAAACCGCTTGAGCTCACAAGTGATAATGTTACTACCACCACTTCAAATAATGGCCAAATTACTCACGCTTCTCCAACAAGTTTACCTAATTGGCTTGCAATGTTTAACGAGCCAATTGAGTTTGATGCTTTGGGTGAGGAATCGGTATCAGATTTGTTGGCTGAAGTTGATGCTATGGAATCCCAAGGTGGTTTCCCTTCTCCTACTTCAGCGATGAAGTTTGCGAAGGAGTTGATTCAAGATTGTAAAGATGATTGCTTTAGCTCAATCGAGTTCAGTCATATACATGATCCCGGAAAAAATGATGCCTGGAGCTCCACGGGAGATATACAATTGGCTTGCCAGCCTTCCGTCCCGTGCAAACCAGCTGTAGAATCATCTTTTATCGATGGTTTAGATTCTTTTAGGAGGTCAAGTGTACGTTCATCAACAAGCAGTGAGGGAGAAACTAATGCCCCAGTTTACACCGGTGAAGCTGGATCAGAATTCCATCCTCCTGCATCAGTCAATACCAGTCAAGAAATGGTTGGTGCAACTATGGTTCTTGGTACAGGATCAGAGTCTAACGACCCTGGTTGGGGAACGGTGCAGGGTAACATCAATCTAGTTACAGTGCAGGGTAATGTAAATCTTGTATTGGGAGGACCAACTCAGGGAATGACAAACCTCAGTTGGGGGGCCAACCCAGGGGCAGCTTGGGGAAATCCAGGTGTAAATCTGAGTCCAGTAAATGGGAGCCTAACATGGGATGGCCAACGCAAGTACAGTAGCCCCCGTGAGTGGGGATATCAAGGTGGTGAACCAGGTGGATTTGGTAGAGGCAGGCCTCCGTGGGGCAGGCAACAGTACGGTGGTAGTAGTGGCGGTGGAGGATATTCCACGCCGCCACCAAAAGGGCAGCGGGTATGTAAATTTTATGAGAGTGGTCGTTGCAAGAAAGGATCATTCTGCGACTATCTACACCCGTGA